In the Colwellia sp. 20A7 genome, one interval contains:
- a CDS encoding RNA-binding S4 domain-containing protein, whose protein sequence is MSEHSTFDICVEPIELFQLLKIANMVGSSGEAKTMISEGNVSVNKKVVVQKRKKIRHGDIIEYNGNTIEIAYNPSQKSAEFINTVVLASKKEQRKKRAKSKARALSSENNPTS, encoded by the coding sequence ATGTCTGAACACTCAACTTTCGACATTTGTGTTGAACCGATAGAACTTTTTCAATTACTTAAAATAGCCAATATGGTTGGCAGTAGCGGCGAAGCTAAAACCATGATCAGTGAAGGCAATGTTTCAGTAAATAAAAAAGTTGTCGTTCAAAAACGTAAAAAAATTCGCCACGGTGATATTATTGAATATAACGGTAATACTATTGAAATTGCTTATAATCCAAGCCAAAAATCAGCCGAATTTATAAATACTGTAGTGCTAGCGAGTAAAAAAGAGCAAAGAAAAAAAAGAGCTAAAAGTAAAGCTCGGGCTCTTTCATCTGAAAATAACCCTACCTCTTAG